DNA from Eucalyptus grandis isolate ANBG69807.140 chromosome 5, ASM1654582v1, whole genome shotgun sequence:
TTGTAATTGAATATTAATCTGTTGTTCATCGACGTTCTAATTGCGATTCTCCTCATTCGACCCCGCACCTCTCTGCCCATTTTATTTTGTGCAGTGGATATATaagagagaaattatttaattaatcttaaacctattgtgcGGATACTAACTCCgttccaaaattttcagtttGACCAGTCTAGTTCTAAATCCTTTCACGCAAACTTCTCTCTCTGTGGACAGACGCGCACctggtttttctttattcttttttagaGATGTAGCTTGTTGCATTAGAGGACTGCTCGTcacacttatttttcttttccactttgtAAGTCCTCATAAATTAAGACAAGTAGCTGGCGCAAGTTTTTACAAGCGTAGGAGATAAGCTGCGACATCAGAAATGATCTCATCATATTTGAGGGAGGGTAAAGACCAATCCACTTGGGAAAAAGGAAACACTGGAAATGTTACTTCAATGAGAAGAGACGGGAAATCAATGCCTTCTGGTTGTGCTTGTTTTTGCAGGCAAACCGTATCGATTCTACTGTTCCAGCCGAGATAGTATTTTCCCAGGAAGTGAAGCTGCAGGCAGAGCAGTTCAAGCCTTTTGAGAAAGTTACTCTCGAGCCCTTTGAGCGAGACCATGCTTGGATTGTCGGTGGCTATAGCATGCCAAAGAAACAGAAAGCTGCTCCTGCATCATAAAAAGTCCCAGGTCACCTTTGCTGTTCAATCTTCATGGTTTTGGTGGAAGTTGGAACTTCAATGTATTCAAGGTTTTGGTGGGCTCTTGTAATGGACCAATATTCTGAAATgggttcaaatttttttcaccTTAAAGCTGGTAATTCAGTCGAAATTTTCCCTGTCCAATTATCTAAAATGACAATTTACTGCATTGTTTGAATTATCAATTTCTAATCTTTTTGCTCTGACGACATCTAATTGAATAGACTTCACACTTGCATTTCAAATTAATGGATGCTtatcaaaattttccaaaaagggATAATGATACTCatgattttctatatataaatgCGAACTTATTTATCAGTGTAAATCATATCGAGATTGCAGAGGATGACCAAGTATTGTTATAATACTTGTGTTTCACAAGGTGTGTAGATGAGACTAAACAATAAGCATGTCTGGACTTATTTTGTGCCAATCGTGTGATTAATGTATCATAATAGGCCTAACGATAATTAATTTGAGCTTGTACAGAACAGAATACCATACACAACCCTATAAATTTTCTCAGATTTTTATCATCCAAATAAATTGCTTATAGACGGCAAAAAGGaattctttttgcaaaatttctaattaaaaggCAATGCCAAGCACCATGAAAATTCTTTACGAACCGTTTTTAGTGAAATGCTCATTTTTATGCATGTTCATGATTAAAAGATACGCAAATCGAATTGGATGAGCTGGAAATTCAACTAGATATTTCATAATATAAcagaataattaccaaaaattgtaACGAGCGCTTGGTACCCAGGAGATAGCTCCTTCCTATCCCTCCTTGTATAGGCAATATAATTATATCCTCAAAATGCCGTGATTACATATGCGATTGAAAACatatgtcaacaatttctagtTGGTAAGGGGGCCAACTAAATTGCTCCAAATTATTGCCACACCATCGACCTAGAGAGTTGTAACACTCTCGATTGAGGCACTTCACAGCTCACAGAAGAGCTCACTCTGCTTTCGTGTTCACAAGAATAATTGGAACTTATATTACATGTAATAAAGTAGTTGGTCTGCATGGATAAATTGTTCATAGCGACCACTGTTACAAATACAATTTCGGGAGTCGGATAGGATTATGTGATTTGCTTCTCAAATTCTTGCTCTGCCCCTGGATGCATTGTACATGAAAAGGTTCACAGAAAAAGGAATGCATCGATCTGTCGTCGATTTAAAAAGCTACTTGCAGTTCTTGCAACGATGGGGCTGAAAATTGAGTTTTATTGAATGATAGACAAGATTGAGTCCTCATTTTGAGCCGTGGCCAGGATCGGAGAACCGTTGCCGTTCCTTGGATCTACTATACTAACATAGCATGCACCCCCCCTTTTCCAGGGCTAAgcatggaagaaggaaaaaaaaactactgAAATTGCAGAAACCGACGCCAAGCACTCCTGAGTTCATATAACCTGGAAGAGACATGTAGATTCATTCATTCGTTCAGCAAAGTTGATATATTGTCTATTAAAAGGATACTCCTAATAAAGCTACATAAATGTCCTAAAGCCATCACAATTTGGTGAGATTGCAAATGCATATACCGAGTATATTTAAGGGATGGGATCTATGATTAGCCTCTCATCCGCTTTGATCACGAGAATTTCCTCACGCTGCCCTTAGAGTTCTAACAATGATTCTACAGGATTAATTCTCTATTTCTGTAATGAGATGCATGTAATTCAATTGGCAGTCTTCTTTTTGGATTCACACAAAACCGGAAAATTGAGGAATTGTGGGTGCATTTTTGAGTTTATCCACACAAGCAGGCACATGAATGCATGCCTATCGTTGCATATATGGCAATGATCTAGTCGTCGAAGGGAAAGTAAAATGCAGAAAAGCCATTGATCTTATATATTACCTATCCTTGGAAACCAGCTGCATGAAGTTTATCCCTGATAAAACGTAAATGAGATTCGACTTTTGTGATGTTCATCCGCTCTCTGCGTGCTTGGACCGAGCAGGCGACCCCAATTCTATAAACCATCTCTAGACAATCGCGAGCTACATCACCTCTGCCGTTGCCCTTGTGGCTCTCCATTTCTTGAAGTAGAAGAGGATCAGTAATCTCTAGGAGTTGTTCAGGCAAGGCTTCCTTGACGAACTTATGAAGGTTAAAATTTTCTCTGAACATTTCATTTGTTGGACTCATGCCCGTGAACATCTCAAGCAAGAGAATGCCATAACTATAAACATCGCCTTCTCTTGAAGCCACGCTTTCCACTCCATATTCTGTGCTTCATTCAAATtgcaaataaaagataaataatagCAGCTGAACCAGTTGAGGCAGATGGAAATAGCGCGCAAGACTTACCTGGAGCAACATAGCCGACAGTTCCTCTTACACCAGTAAAGCTCATACTCCCTTTAGTGTCATTGGTGGATTCAATCACGACCTTCGCCAAACCAAAGTCTCCAACATGGCCAACCATTTCAGCATCTAGCAAGACATTGCTTGGCTTCAAATCACAATGGATAACAGGGCTTTGCAGGTGGTTATGGAGATAATCTAATGCTGAAGCAACATTGATGGAAATATTTATCCTCCGGATGAGACTCAATTTCTGTGCATTCCCATTTACATCAGCTGGTGATGGGCTTGGATGCAGCCAATCTTCTAGGCTGCCATTGACCATGAACTCATAAACCAAGGCCTTAAACTCATTGCCACTATAATCAATGCCCGAGCATACTGTTAGGACTTTCAAAAGATTACGGTGTCGGACGTTCCTTAAAGCCTTGCACTCGGTTATGAAGCTCTTCACGGCACCATGAACCATCAAATTAAGTACCTTCACAGCAATGATGGTTCCATCCTCATCAATGATTCCCTTGTAAACAGATCCAAAACTGCCAACCCCGATCAAGTTACTTGAAGAAAACCCATCGGTCGCTCTAAGGAGAGTTCCATAAGATAGACTCAATgatgaatcatctttggaattTGAAGCTGgctgtcttcttttcttcttcttcaaccaaccAAAGTACATAAAAGCAAGAACAAGAGCTATTCCAAGAATGCCGAAGAAAATCGAGATGGTGAGCTTCCACTTAAGAAATAGTTTTCGGCCTGAGTTTCTAAAGCTGCATTTTGGGAGATGGAATTCAGGCAATCTTGCGCAAAGCTTGTCATTTCCGGAGACAAAAGTAGCGCTAACATTATTAAAGATTCCTTTAGTTGGTAATGTGCCTTCAAAGTTATTGTATGACAAATTTAGGTTTTCCAAGAAGTGAAATGCCTCGAAAAACTCTGGAATTTGACCAGATAAATTGTTGTGTGAAAGATCTATCTCCTTGAGATTCCTCAACATACTCATAGATGAAGGCATGGTGCCTCGGAAAGAATTCTCTTGCATTTTGAGCACATTCAATCCAACACAACTGCCAAGACTAGTTGGAATGTTACCATCCAACATGTTTCTGGAGACATCTAGTTGAGCCAAAAGATTCAATTTCCCGACTTCCTCAGGTAGGACACCGGTGAGATGATTGCGAGACAAGTTCAGAAGTATAGATAGCGATGAGAGGCCTATGGACTCTGGTGGTATAGTTCCATTTAAGTTGTTCCTAGATAGATCAAGTTCCACCAAACTTCGACACTCAGATAAACGTGAAGGAATGTGGCCGTGAAAGTTATTGTGATCGAGATAGAGTCGTGCTAGGTTTGCTAGGTTTCCTAATGAAGAAGGAATTGCTCCGGAAAACTTGTTATACGATAGTGACATTTCCACTAAGTTATGAAGATTTCCCAGAGCGGAGGGGAGCATACCTAAAAACCTGTTGTGGCCCAAAGAAAGCCTTTGTAAGTTGATGAGATTTCCGACTATTTTGGGAATTGTGCCAAACAGTAGATTCCTGCGTAGCCCCAATGCGAAGAGAGTATTAGAGAAATTACCAATGCACTCGGGCAACGTCCCGCCAAAGTTGTTGTTTTGCATATCCAACACCACTAGAGAGGTGGCGTTAGTCAATGAGCAAAAGAAGCTTGAATCACTGTATCCTCCGCTTCCAAGATAATTATTACCGATTGTCAATATTTCGAGCATGTTTAAGCGGTCCAAAGGAGGCATTTTCCCCGAGAGTTTGTTCTCACCAACTTGTAGCCACCTTAAAGTGGTTGCATTAGACATTGACCAAGGAATCATTCCAGTGAATCGGTTATGCCCAatggtgaaaatctcaatgtttggAAGAGCAAAGCCTATATTGGCAAGAAGATTCCCTCCTATGTCATTATCACCGATTTCGATCTCCTTTAAGGAAGAAAGATTGAAGATAGATGGAGGAGTTGTGCCTGACAACTTAGTTCCTTCTAATTCAAGCACtttcaatttggttaattttcCTAGAGCTTGGGGTATCTTCCCACCCAACTCATTCCAACACTCTAACAATGACATGTTTCCGATGGATAAAGGAATACTTCATGTTAGATGGTTCATACCTAAGGAAAGAAGCTGAAGCTTCACTAAAGAACCGAACTCAATGGGAATTTCTCCAACCAGCCGGTTGTAAGAAAGGAGGAGTCGTGTAAGGTGAGTGCAACTCGACAAGTTTCTTGGGATTTCACCTTCTAATGTGTTGCAGGATAATCGCAAGACACGTAGACTGTGCAAATGGCTGACTTGTTGTGGGATTTCATGATGAAAACTATTGTTGAAGAGCACCAAGACTCTCAAGAAACTCAAATTTCCAATATGAGGGGAGATGGATCCCGAAAGCTTCAAGACTTGTAGGTCTAGTCCTGTGACTCTGTGGTGTAGGCGACCGCACATGACGCCGTGCCATCGACAGTGGTCAGTCGTATGGTTCCATGAATTCAGCGCCCCAAAAGGGTCCGTAGTTATTGCGGCCTTGAATGCAAGCAACGCAAGCTTATCTGTCACATTGTTAGTTGAAAGGACTCGCTAATGCATGGAAAAATCACTACGCAAGTGAAAAATAGACGACATGATGATGAGAACTCAAGAAAAGACAAGTTGGGAGGCTTCATAGTACTAGCGGTGAAATCTTAATTGATACTTGAAGAATGtaagaaaattgaagagaaggAATTTTTGGAAGCATAAGCAGGTTTTGTTGTAATTTGAACGTACATGCTCCGATGGAGAATATATTTGTTAAGGAGGCCTTTGTAAGTCAAATCTCAGCCGTACACGCCAAGTTCATGAGCCATCCCGCTCCATATGTCACGGCAAAGTTGTGGTATAAGGTgaaaagtcaagaaaagaaccctcttttaacttttcaaaagaaacctcttttgaaaaaggttttttttttttaaatatataaaaaagaggtttctttttaacttaaaaaaaatctcattataCCCTTTTATGTAATGATCTCACTTAATCTGTTTCATTTTGACAATGGCTTAGTTTGGATAAAGTTTTAGTGCAGTCAATTGATTAATACATAGGAATTTATAGACACAAATATGTTAGTATTTCAAGGTAGAATAACAATTTGCAAATGGCGCAATTTATGGGTCCTAATAATCTCAGTATGTGGACAAAAATGATCTCCATAGACCAATTTGGGCAATAATTtacgaagaagatgatccacTAATCTTTAACTGACATTTATGTCttgaagaaatcaagaaaagggCCATACAAACATATCCAAAGTGTGCAAATTTCTCCACACAAAACATATAGACATTGCCTATTCTCCGAAGGTGGGATTCTTGTCATAAATCAAGGCTTTTCTTCTCCTTAGTGTAGTTTATAACACAAAACAATCGGAAGATTAGTCAACACCCGTCTTGGGTGTTTTGACCCCATTGCCGGTTAGTAGGTTATGTAataacaaaactgaaaaaatcaCAGAAATTTTAGTTAAGTACCAAGAATGCTTGAGCAACCTCTATAGGGATTTGATAAAAGCACATGAGTAAAGCCATCGATAAATTATGAAGTCATCCACTAAAATCAACTCGTATTCTACTATCCACCAAAACAGAATTAAATAGTCATCACTCTGGAAATGCACTATATTTACATAGAAtatcatgataaaaaattaaaataccttgaaaatcaagaggatTCCACATTGCACGTTCTACCATTCTAATGAATACGTCAACTCCAACTAATCACGCAAATTCAACAACTTGATTAgataatttaaaagttcaaatatttGATAAGAAATCAACTCTCATTTCCACCCACGTACACGCCGAGAATTTGACCCTTTTGCTTTCCCCGTTTATAAAGTGACTCAATTTTCTGGACCCAACAAGCAGTTGTTTTcaacgaaaaggaaaaactcaTGGACTGTCAAGTCAACCGACCTCGACTCGGCATGGGGAACTCACGgccatttttttaacaaatactTTTTATCAATCTAGTTCGCGATGAATCAGCTCAATCACAGCCCTTGATAGACCCTTTCTTTCTCATCCACTCAGGAGGGGACAGGCCCACTAGGGCTACATGTGACtattatgttttctatttttcaatttcatttgaaaaagaagaagaagaagcattagTCAAGCAATTTCTGTTGAGATTTACAAGATAGTCTTTAAGTGAGAACATGGActtcaaaagtgaaaagttcCGTCTCAAAAGGTACCTTCGAAGACCACAAACGCAATCTTTCCAGTCTGTCCATTTATGTTTTCTACATCGGGATGGAAAAAAAGACTTAGATCATGCGTagcaagaaggaattgattggaaattttctaAACGCTggacaagatatcatcaaaGTCTCCCCTCTTTGTTTCTTCACAACAAGCAAACACACGAATTTTAGTGCCTATTTTATTTCATTCCTTCTTTTATTCCACTTCATTTCGTTGTACTAAATGTAGTGCTATGCTACACATCATACTTTGTTCCTCTCATATGTGATGCAGAATCTATCCACATTGGAATCAATAATTTTTCGATAGAAAAGGAGTAAACTTGATTTACCTAATTGTTGTTCTACATCAAATTAGCGACTGGTAGTACACATTGTCAttggaaattatcaaaaatcacCATTTGTTTTGCCGCTATTACTGATAAACACCATTTTTCCTAAATTACCACCTTGCCTCCTAGTTTTTCACTGGGGATGCCAATTGGCATGTCACAGTAGTCAACAAGCTCAACGTCCGCGTTGGGCTGcaagaaagggagagaattggagaaaaagaaagagcacaTAAAACGAAAAAACAGAAATCGGAGTGGGAGGCGTGGTCAAGGGCAGTAGTGAGAGTGATGATAGAGCTCGATAACCATTGGCATTGGCCGGGCGGCGTCCAACGGTGGTGGGTCGTGATTGGTGGAGAGGACTAAAACTTTGTGGGTTGGGCCTCACCGGGGGCTACTACATTTATGGGGTTGGTGTCTTCTAGAAGGGATGTGGGATATTGTCATGACGAGCaaagtaatatttttaaaatatagatGATGAAAAGTGGTAAAAAAGACTAGCTCTCACTCACTAGTTTCAAAAGAGTAATTGACTGTAATTTCTTTAGAAACGTAAATCACGTTTAGGAGATGGAActgaaaataactaaaaaataattttgatgcGATTAAATGGTTTTCCactattaattattttgatgagACTTCTTAATTCTTGACTGAATAAAATAGGTCATGGAGGTTAAATTTGATGGGGTAATATTAATTGATTGGAGCTTCTTCTCATTTTAGTTCCAAAATGAAGGGGAACAATAATGGTGAAAGGTAAAACAGAAGCATGAAGTACCTCAGCTTCATTTTAATTGTTCCACTCATCTACCCGCGCTTCTACTCCTATTAGGGTACAAAGATGGCATTCTACTAGTTTCGCGGATCTTCAAACTAATTTCACCGGGTTGATGTGAATCTTATTGATGGAAGGGATTGAGTTATCACAACAGTCTTGCTTAAAAGAAAGATCAATCTACTAGCTGTTGATTCTGTGCTTAGCAAACTATTTATTGTATGCTAAAGTAGAATGCCCCGTTACCTACCAGCTAGTAACTCACTTACTTAGTCAATCGACATTACCCCAAAGAAGAACTCACCCATCTTTTAGATCAGAATTTTCATTATCATAGCTTCGTTTTTCTATTGATGTAATTACATTCTAATAagacaagggaaaaagaattcCTCTTATAAGCTGGTTTAAGCTTAGCTTTGATATGAAAAGACGTGATTTGACCATATCACATAAGCTATAAAGGCCTTTAGTACATGAAGAACATACATTTAGAGCTAGATTGGAGCTCGATTGGTAGCCAAATACAAGATGGACAGGAAGAACAATTTGTCTGTGTGAAACATAACACAGGAGAAAAAAGTGAGACTCAACGGTTAGGGATACATTATGCAATTATCTACAAGATATGCCTATGTAGTCATTAACACCACAGACATAATAATCCTCAACAGTTCATGGCATCTTGTAGGAGTTTGCCTGACATACCATCGTAAGTTGTCAATTGAACTGCAGCTAGGTCGCTTTGAAAGCAATTTGAAGTATTACTGTCTTTGTTGAACTTAGTCAAGTCTAGGGGATGGTGCAAAATGAGCGCcttttgtcttcaatttcaagTGGGGGACAGTCCACCTATAGAACCGAGGCATgcttttaaaggaaaatataacAAAAGCAGAAAccaaaaattgcaataggaaAAACAAATGAGCTAAGTCAGCACTGTTGAACTGGTGTCCCTAAGTTTATGTTTTCTGCAAATGACATGGCTTTGATAGAATTGAGGGAGTAACTTCAAAGCTCAAAGTATGAGATATactaaaagatgaaaatttcatCTATGTAGCATGAAGAAGAAACTGGACTGTATATCTGAGAGGAAAAGGGTAGCAACAAAGCTTTAGCACAAACCGAGCATCAAGAAACAGCAGCAACAAGCAAATCAGATACCTTCGCTTCATTTTGGCAAATGATAATGTATTGATCGAGATGTAAAAATTGACATAGAAGCATGATGGATGCAATGGAAAAAGTGTCTCCAAGTTCAGTATGTTGTATTGGTCAGCAATAAGGCTCCATATGCTCAATTTAACGGAATGTTAAGAAGCTAAATGTCTTGATCTATAAGGTGGACATAAACACACGGTCAACCACTTTAAGGATACCTAGATGGAAGCTTATTCAAACCTATTCACAAAAAGAATGTCGATGAGAATTTCCTTCTTCACAAATTTTAGCATCACAAAATGTGAGATAAAAATAGATTGACATCATGAAAAAAGTTCCTTATCAAGTATATAGCATACTATATCATTGAACTTGCATTACATCCACATGGTCATTGATGCTCAAAGGAATATTTGGCTCCAGATAACAAGAGTGTTGTTGATATTTTAGGCTACTAATACAAGCTAGACAACTCAAACTTTGAGAAATGGAAACTAATGATGATttattttctgttcttttataaGTAAACGCACTCAACTAATGTGGTTCCTAGATGATGCAAATCATTACAATGTCCTCAAGATAAGTGGAtaacaatttaataaaaagcaGAAAAGACTTACTTTGCAATCTGACGTAATTGTCTCAAGGCAGGAGCATACAGGTCATTACATATGCATATTACCTATAATATGAGGATCATtcactttgaaattgaaaaaaaaagaaaatttgaagaaatatGTCTAAGCACTGACCTAACAGATCTCAATATTGATGGCGTCTTCTGCCTCTTTTTTGAGATCTTTCCAGATTGTTCTTCCTTTGCAGCATTTTGCTTTCCTTCATCAAATTTCCTTCCAGCAGAGACCTTAATATATTATGCATTGACATGAGGACATCATAAGTTCAGCAAAATAAAATACTTGATCTGATAAAAATTTAGTtctgaacaaaataaagaagagtTTCCATGAGAATCTAACTAAACATAGGGCGCCCTACTCTCCCTTTAATTTagacataagaaaaaaaaatcacgcaTATAAAAGGAATTAGGGATTTTCAAGCTTTTGATCATAAGGACTTGATTTTGGGAATACAATCCTCAGTTTTTAAGCATCTTCTAATATTAGGATTGTGTACATGCTTGTACGAAAGAAACCAAGACCTcacactttttcatttttcttttcaataggtAAAAGGATAGACTATAGGGTAATAACTGGATGCAACTCGTATAGACAAGAGTTCATTTCACTAAAGACATATATAAAAGCAGTTCTCCAATTTTATTCAGGTTTTTTAGTTATTGGGATAGGTGAATTCTTATAGATCCATCCTCTGATGGAACTGAGTTCCATAACAAGACGAATCATCAACTATATTGACCAAGACATTTATATCCTAAGCAAGTCTCCACTATGCCAAAAGTGTGAAAtgttaagtcaattttcaaaaaataaaaacagagatGGGagattcctttccatcaaaagctctctTGTTCcgctcctccccaatcaaccaAAAAGTAGAAAGAGGAGTTGAGGTAATCTGTCTTTTCTTATTGTGCTGCAAGTGAATGCCCTGCTAAGCCCAAATTTTTTGCTCAGTAGAACCTCCAATAACCCAAGATAACCCGATGCAAGCAGAGGAAGCTGTCGAAACCCGTCTCATCCAAGAACAACGAAGGAGGAGATGCTGAATGGTCTCTGCATCCTTTTTGGCAGATGAAAGACCATTTAACCAATACTTTGCCTCTTTGTTGTAGGTTATCTTCCCaagcaaaaaaaaggaaactctTTTTGGGATTTTCACTTTCCAAATCGCTTTTCAAAGAAAATCCAATCTACGATGAAGGCCCTCCCTATCTAGAAGGTTGTagtaaaattttgtggaaaagtTTCTGCCTCTTTAACTGTTCTCCACCAAAGCATCCTCAGAAGCAGTAGAAATCTTCGAATCGCAcgaaacatttaaaaaaaaaaaggcccaaTTTCAAACATCCAATCTTGGGCTTGcctcaaaaaattaataatgacCTTATCATCCTTTAAACGATAACAATCTGGTGCCAAAGCCTCCATGTTCCTGGTGATGTCGAAGACATCTAAGAATTGATCTTTCGAAGTTGTGTCCCCACATGGAACGTTAGTAACTTACT
Protein-coding regions in this window:
- the LOC104443517 gene encoding probable LRR receptor-like serine/threonine-protein kinase At3g47570, with amino-acid sequence MSLLECWNELGGKIPQALGKLTKLKVLELEGTKLSGTTPPSIFNLSSLKEIEIGDNDIGGNLLANIGFALPNIEIFTIGHNRFTGMIPWSMSNATTLRWLQVGENKLSGKMPPLDRLNMLEILTIGNNYLGSGGYSDSSFFCSLTNATSLVVLDMQNNNFGGTLPECIGNFSNTLFALGLRRNLLFGTIPKIVGNLINLQRLSLGHNRFLGMLPSALGNLHNLVEMSLSYNKFSGAIPSSLGNLANLARLYLDHNNFHGHIPSRLSECRSLVELDLSRNNLNGTIPPESIGLSSLSILLNLSRNHLTGVLPEEVGKLNLLAQLDVSRNMLDGNIPTSLGSCVGLNVLKMQENSFRGTMPSSMSMLRNLKEIDLSHNNLSGQIPEFFEAFHFLENLNLSYNNFEGTLPTKGIFNNVSATFVSGNDKLCARLPEFHLPKCSFRNSGRKLFLKWKLTISIFFGILGIALVLAFMYFGWLKKKKRRQPASNSKDDSSLSLSYGTLLRATDGFSSSNLIGVGSFGSVYKGIIDEDGTIIAVKVLNLMVHGAVKSFITECKALRNVRHRNLLKVLTVCSGIDYSGNEFKALVYEFMVNGSLEDWLHPSPSPADVNGNAQKLSLIRRINISINVASALDYLHNHLQSPVIHCDLKPSNVLLDAEMVGHVGDFGLAKVVIESTNDTKGSMSFTGVRGTVGYVAPEYGVESVASREGDVYSYGILLLEMFTGMSPTNEMFRENFNLHKFVKEALPEQLLEITDPLLLQEMESHKGNGRGDVARDCLEMVYRIGVACSVQARRERMNITKVESHLRFIRDKLHAAGFQG